In Columba livia isolate bColLiv1 breed racing homer unplaced genomic scaffold, bColLiv1.pat.W.v2 Scaffold_135, whole genome shotgun sequence, the genomic window tctgcagacaccaaggtcatatcccacaggacccaagcaggtccctcagcaggccaaagcttgctctcctgaaatcctgctctttgccttgtgatcatctcccaggagcctcagctccactttccatccctgactgttccatcctgaccaactctttctggtttgtaagtgtgaagtcccacagggcacctcaccccactgactcctcagtcacccgtgtcaggaaatgttgtcaatgggCTCCAAACCCtctttgtccccagccaggaacctgggaggtgtgggaccatagtcctgcccttggccttgcacagccccacatcacactgtcccaggaagggccctgggcaatgtgggagggacaggatctgactccccagggttgggggtcagggcttggccctttggttaatgaaacacatccaggtttacgcagcatcagagagacctttgcttttcttgactTGTCATCACTGCctgcagttttctgctctaaccaaACTCTGGGGTCAGTTCTTCATTTGTgtccctcagtgggacccattaatattacaggaaactttggagtttgcatCTGACTTGGACttcctgagaagtttcttcagcttctcctcagggtctgacgtccatggactcagcaccaaacccaccagagggatcattaaagcgccttgtgctgctcctgtgctgctgagctgggctgggctcccgggacacagggagctcatggcagcggcagcgctgcagagagacagctctgcccaggagcagctcctctgcacacgcagcagggctgagggctctgcctgcagcaccgagggtacaggagccaggcacagagagggtaAAGGCAATGTGGGGTGGTTGGTTGCTGAGTATTCAACGACACAAATCACAGTTCTAACacggtaagtctctggctgtaggacaatgcagctgcatttcctggagggaTCTCCTAAAGGTGATACATCCCACAATTTACAGGATCTGTCAGGTCTCTCTCACAGTATTTCTCATGTAGAGGAGAAGAACATGGTCCAGACCAGCgcttccctgctgcactgtcagagggacagggcataatggcagcttctgctgaggaTGATtgcagggggagcacccaggggtgcccagggctgtcctgcagagcagggtccctgcaccccagggctgtgccgggcagggactctgccgcctgccagggtcagcgctcagcctgcccgggagatcccatggcagcagctgtgggtggaaggagcgacccccggcagggcaggcagggagcttgtggggctgaagggggctgtgtgggttagggctgctcagagctccagatccccccacagacatggcagagggtccttctgaacaacaacatcgagacaggaacagctgcaagggaaggagtctgttgctttcagttttccactcttgattggctgggtgtgcagtgggagatggggatttatttctctctttggagaagacactgagaccccagttctcgttaggactggtctgagctgctcctgagcccctgcacacacagagctgcccctgggcagtgccaggaggtgtgagcaggacagagctgagcacacagcgggtgggacggggtctgtgacactgacagggagcagaccagggacagacacacagctgcaggcagcacagacatgggcacgGAGAAGGAGCTCCTACCAGATATGACAGGGACGGGATTTAGGAACCCCCCTGCCATcctctgcagtgcagacacatttcccagtgcaacccctggtctcctctcctccccagcagaccctctgccccaaagccatggggtccaggtcacgagtctccacctcagcagctggacctgcaggtgaagggttcctggaacgggGTACTCaaataaggtgctaaaagtacttgctctccagtgtcatcacgtgagtggcagcagcacagccgggtcaggagaatgttccacagcatgcccgtctgcctttctgtccttgctttatttctcgGAAACACTTCAGTGTTCTTCCTTGTTtgtccacctgtccctggtgctcttgctctctgtggCTGGGGTGGGGATGtgggtcagtttttgttctgacaccagTTCAGTGGATCTTGCCTCAAAGGTGTgttcatggaaaccagatgccccAGCTGCGTTTTAAACTGGGATTAATAATTTCTCTCAGttagtagaaagagagaatgagctgaaacatccctccatcagggagggggttttccatgggaaacagcatgtttattttccccagagaaGTCCCCTCTAACTTGTCgctgccttttcctcctatgacaggtcctcatgcccacaggcagccaatgtccaacagcagctccatcacccagttcctcctcctgccgttcacagacacacgggagctgcagctcttgcacttctggctcttcctgggcatctacctggctgccctcctgggcaacggcctcatcatcaccaccatagcctgggaccagcacctccacacccccatgtacttcttcctgctcaacctttCCCTCCTCGACacgggctccatctccaccattctccccaagtccatggctaattccctctgggattccagggccatctcatacttggAATGTGCGACgcagctctttttgtttcttttcttgatcacagcagaatattgtctcctcacagtcatgtcgtacgaccgctacgttgccatctgcaaacccctgcactacgggaccctcctgggcagcagagcttgtgtccacatggcagcagctgcctgggccactgggtttctcaatgctctgctgcacacggccaatacattttcactgcccctgtgcaagggcaatgccctgggccagttcttctgtgaaatcccccagatcctcaagctctcctgctcacactcctacctcagggaacttgggcttattgtGGTCAGTGTCTGCTtagcatttggctgttttgtgttcattgtggtgtcctatgtgcagatcttgagggccgtgctgaggatcccctctgagcagggacggcacaaagccttttccacctgcctccctcacctggccgtggtctccctgttcctcagcactgccatgtctgcctacctgaagcccccctctatatcctctccttccctggacctggtggtgtctgttctgtactcggtggtgcctccagcagtgaaccccctcatctacagcatgaggaacaaggagatcaaggatgccctgaggaaactcatatcttagtgttttctgaagcaatgtACTGCCCATCTGCctctacacaggagttttaatgtagctaattacaggctcaacctgtcatctggattttctgttgttatttgttattttcttattgcGATGATGTTTTCAGCCCCTTTTTAATCCACTGTCTGCTATTCTTTTATAGCCACTGGCTGTTTAAATGAGGAACAGTACACTTCTTGTCTCTAACCAAAATAAAGATTCCtgtagtgacttgtttttcactatatccttcctgcaaggcctttttGCACGttcagg contains:
- the LOC135577743 gene encoding olfactory receptor 14J1-like yields the protein KPLHYGTLLGSRACVHMAAAAWATGFLNALLHTANTFSLPLCKGNALGQFFCEIPQILKLSCSHSYLRELGLIVVSVCLAFGCFVFIVVSYVQILRAVLRIPSEQGRHKAFSTCLPHLAVVSLFLSTAMSAYLKPPSISSPSLDLVVSVLYSVVPPAVNPLIYSMRNKEIKDALRKLIS